The DNA segment ATCTTGGCCTTGCCCTTGATGGTGACGTACTGGGGAGAAAAGTTTCGCTCAACATCCACCCCCAGCTTGCTCACCGGCAGGTCCCGGACATGGCCCACCGAGGCCTTGACCTCAAAATCCTTGCCCAGATATTTCTTAAGAGTCCTTGCCTTGGCAGGTGACTCTACTATGATCAACGCCTTTGCCATACTTTCCTTTAGAATCAACGCAAGGGATTATTGGTTTGCAACGGGCGGAACATCCGGAAAAACAGCCCGCGCCCGTCAACAGTCCGGGTGATGGTAACCACTCACAGGGTGGCGCTTTCCACCTGTCGAGCACACTCCTTGCCCGGTAGGCTTTCACCGGTGCCGGAGATACGCGTGTCCGTCAATCATCGGCCGTAGTGTTGACCGATACTCGTCGTGTCAACGGGAAACTTTCCGTAACGCGGCAACCGGCGTTTTTTACGACGCCATCACCTTTACCTTGTCGCGGGCCTCATCACAATCTTTTTTTTGACTTCAAAGGGGGGGTAACGACAAAAAACCAGCGTAGAAACAAAAGGAACTCAGTTGATGAACTTCAGCTTCTTGTACTCCAGGCAGGCGGTCTCATGGCCCAGTTCGCAGGCAATCTTAAGATCCTCGATCGCCTTTTGCCGGTCATTGATATAGATCCACTCCATGGCGCGGTGGTAATAGGCCCGACCGTTGTCCGGGCCGAACTCAATGGCCTTGTTGAAGTCGGCCAGGGCCTGGATGTGCTGTCCCTTGCGGGCCAGGGCCTGGCCGCGGCTGTGATAGGCCTCGCCGTAGCGGGGATTAAGCTCCACGGCCCGGGAGAAATCCTCAATAGCCCTGTCAAAGAGATTTTTCAGGATATGGGCCTTGCCCCGGCGCAGGTAAGCCTCGGCAACGTCCGGGTCAAGGCTGATCGCCTTGTCAAAGTCGGCAATTGCCTGGTCGGCCTGCTGTTGCCGAAGCCGGGCCGTTCCGCGCTGGAGATAGAGCCCGGCATCACCGGGTGAGAACTCAAAGGCATGGTTGAAATCCTCCAGGGCCGCGGCCGGATCGGACAGGGCGAGACGGGAAATGCCCCGGTAATAAAAGGCCGGCCCGTGGCCCGGTTGCAGGCGGAGCGCGGTGTTGAAAAGGGTGATCGCCCCGGGGTGCTGGCCGCGCGCCGCCAGCACCGTGCCATGGCTGACAAACACCTCGGCATGGGCCGGGGAACCCTGCATCAGTTCGGGACGCAGCTTCAGCACCTTGGCAAAATCGTTCAACGCGGCCTCATGCTGGCCGCGCCGGGCAAAGGCCAGGCCCCGCTGGTTGTAAGCCTCGGCATGGAGGGGGTTCAACTCGATGGCCCGGTTGAAGTCAGCCACGGCATCGTCAAAGAGATTTCTGAGGATGGCGATCCGGCCACGGCCGGCATAGGCATCGGCCAGCCGGGGGTTGAGCTTGATCGCCTTGTCAAAGTCACTGTATGCGGCCTCAATCCGTCGCTGTTCAAGCAAAATCTGCCCGCGCCGTAAATAGGCCTTGGCATGACCGGGATGCAGGCGAATGGCGGTCTCCAGGTCAACCAGGGCCTGGTCCTGCTGGCCGTTGCGCGAACGGACAGTGGCCCGGTAATAATAGGCAACAGCCAGGGCCGGGTTGTTGCCGGCCCCTGGCGGCACCAGCTCGATTGCCCGGTTGAAATCAGCCAGGGCCTCGGCCGGTTGCCCGCGCAGGGCATGAACCCGGCCGCGGTTGAGGTGGGCCGCCGCATAGCCGGGTCTCAAGGCAATGGCCCGGGTGTAATCGGCAAGGGCCCGGTCCAGGCGGCCCTTCAGCAACATGGCGTCAGCACGCCGGCAATGGGCCGTGGCATTCTCCGGATGACAGGCAATGGCCTGCTCGAAATCGGCAATGGCCTTGTCAACAGACCCTGTCCGGAGCAGGGCAATACCGCGGTTGGTGTAGGCGGCCGTTGATAGCGGATCAAGCTCGAGCGCCTTGGCATACAGGGCGAGCGCCGCCTTGACCCGGCCCCGGCGCAACGCCTTGTTGGCCCGTTGGCCGTAGAGCCGGGCCCTTTCCCCGGCACTCGGCTCAACACCTTTTGCCGCCGGTCCCGGACCCGCATCCCCTGGCGCACCGGGTACTGATTCCCGGACCGTTTCAATTACCAGTTCCGGCCCTGGCTCCTCCGGTCCGGTGTCCGGCGCGGTTTCCCGAACCACCGGGGTTGGCGCGGCCGGTTTCCGTGCCGGCTCCGCCGCTTCCGGCAAGGATTCGGGAATATCGCTGATCGTCGGGCCGGGCAGGGGTTCAGGCCCCGGCGGCGGCACGGGAATATCCCCACGGTCGAGCCGGCCGGTGTCTGCCGGCAAAGCGGCAGTGCCCGGTTTCCCAGCCCGCTCGAAATCGAAACGCGCCTTGATCTCCTGGCCGAGTTCCTGGTGAATACGGCCCCGGGCCATATACGCCGGACCCAGTTCATGGTCAAGTTTCAGGGCCTGGTCATAATCGGCCAGGGCCTTGCGCGGCCTGCCGGCCCGGTAGAGCGCCAGGCCCCGCCTGAAATAGGCGTCCGCGTAGCCGCGCCCATCTTCCGGGGGATGGCTGCGGCGGCGCTCCGCCAGCTGCTGCCTGAGAAACAGACCGGTGAGGACAATGGCGGCCAGGACAACAGCACTGCCAATCACCAGAAAAAGGCTATAAAGGACCGTTGCAAGCATGCGGCATTATCCTGGGCCAGGTAGCGGGGTTCATTCGCAGCACCGACAGGGGGAGGGTTGGCGCACCACGAGACAATATCAAAACCCGGGCCCAGGGCATGAGACCAAGGGCCCAGATGAAAACCGGGTTAGAGGCAGACCCGGAGGACATGTTCAAGGTCGGTTATTCCATCGAACACCTTGGCAATGGCATCCATCTTCAGGGTTCGCATTCCTTCCTTTATGGCCAGCATCATCAGCTCCTCGGCCGGGGCCTGTCGCTTGATCGCCTGTTTCAGCTCCGGCGTTCCCACCAGCAGTTCATGTACCGCGACCCGGCCCTTATACCCCGATTTGCCGCATTTGTCGCAGCCAACGGCCCGCATCAATTCCAGGTCGTCGGTGTACTCCGGCATCTTGTGCTCCTCATACCATTCTGGCATATAGGACTGTACCAGGATCTCGAATTCATCCTGATCAGGATGATATGACTCCTTGCAGTCCTTACAGAGCCGCCGGGCCAGCCGCTGGGCCAGGACGCCCAGCATGGCATCGGAGAAACTTATCGGGTCCATGCCCATTTCAATGAGCCGGACCACGGTTTCCGGGGCGCTGTTGGTGTGCAGGGTACTGAAAACGAGATGGCCGGTCAGGGATGCCTCAATGGCGATCTTGGCCGTTTCCGCGTCGCGCATCTCGCCGATCATGATCACGTCCGGGTCGGCGCGGAGAAAGGAGCGCAGGGCCGCTGAAAAGGTGAAACCGATCTTGGGCAGGACCTGGACCTGGCGCAGGCCCGGCTGGGTGATTTCCACCGGGTCCTCGGCGGTCCAGATCTTGCGGTCCGGCTTGTTGATGTGGCCGAGGGCGGAATGGAGGGTGGTGGTTTTACCGGAGCCGGTGGGACCCACACAGAGGATAATGCCGTAGGGTTTGGCAAGAATTTTTTCAAAATTTACCAGGTTGTGGTCTGAGAAGCCCATCTCGCTTAAGGCCAGGGGTTTTGACGCGGCCAGGATCCGCAGGACGGCATCCTCGTTGCTGCCCACCGTGGGGGTGGTCTCCACCCGGAATTCGATCTTCTGCCGTTTATAGCTGATCAGGATCTTGCCGCTCTGGGGCTTCCTCCGCTCGGAGATGTCCAGGTTGGACAAGATCTTGATCCGGGCGATAATCGCCCGTTTGAAACTCCTGGGGACCCGGTGCGCGACCTTGCAGATCCCGTCGACCCGGTACCGTACCAGAACGGGCTGGCTGCCCATGCCCGGTTCGATATGAATATCCGATGCCCCCTTGCGGTAGGCATCCAGCAGGATCTTGTTGACCAGGGTAATGGTCTGGGAGTCGGATTCCTTGACCGCGGTCTCGTCTTCTTGTTCGTCAACCTCACCCGCCTCCAACTCCTCTTCAGCCAGTTCGCCGAGG comes from the Desulfobacterales bacterium genome and includes:
- a CDS encoding tetratricopeptide repeat protein, with amino-acid sequence MLATVLYSLFLVIGSAVVLAAIVLTGLFLRQQLAERRRSHPPEDGRGYADAYFRRGLALYRAGRPRKALADYDQALKLDHELGPAYMARGRIHQELGQEIKARFDFERAGKPGTAALPADTGRLDRGDIPVPPPGPEPLPGPTISDIPESLPEAAEPARKPAAPTPVVRETAPDTGPEEPGPELVIETVRESVPGAPGDAGPGPAAKGVEPSAGERARLYGQRANKALRRGRVKAALALYAKALELDPLSTAAYTNRGIALLRTGSVDKAIADFEQAIACHPENATAHCRRADAMLLKGRLDRALADYTRAIALRPGYAAAHLNRGRVHALRGQPAEALADFNRAIELVPPGAGNNPALAVAYYYRATVRSRNGQQDQALVDLETAIRLHPGHAKAYLRRGQILLEQRRIEAAYSDFDKAIKLNPRLADAYAGRGRIAILRNLFDDAVADFNRAIELNPLHAEAYNQRGLAFARRGQHEAALNDFAKVLKLRPELMQGSPAHAEVFVSHGTVLAARGQHPGAITLFNTALRLQPGHGPAFYYRGISRLALSDPAAALEDFNHAFEFSPGDAGLYLQRGTARLRQQQADQAIADFDKAISLDPDVAEAYLRRGKAHILKNLFDRAIEDFSRAVELNPRYGEAYHSRGQALARKGQHIQALADFNKAIEFGPDNGRAYYHRAMEWIYINDRQKAIEDLKIACELGHETACLEYKKLKFIN
- the tadA gene encoding Flp pilus assembly complex ATPase component TadA is translated as MNRTIILELTDGKRKEGSLAAEFSPNTNEIKVILSDAGEQRKLSLAEVCAVLLEDKPDEIEDAHNADVLEEVETTTGKSFQVRVPEDQAFQTGFYGFSIEEQASHRFIFFPYSGVRMRRQYRPVGEILAEEGLVSEEAIEAAIEEQKKAKELRIGEIIAEHCQLPQEHIEQSVKEAQLAGSIPIRARIGDILVASGLVTKEQVEAALASQKMGQKKRIGDILMERGLLTEEQLLAALATKFRLRFVDLRDIEPDEKALAAISLEMVEQLQVLPLEDHPDHLTVATSQPTDPSIGDTLRFHAQRRIELVVATSAQISAAIEKYYHGEEVVLAEEESEVEEILGELAEEELEAGEVDEQEDETAVKESDSQTITLVNKILLDAYRKGASDIHIEPGMGSQPVLVRYRVDGICKVAHRVPRSFKRAIIARIKILSNLDISERRKPQSGKILISYKRQKIEFRVETTPTVGSNEDAVLRILAASKPLALSEMGFSDHNLVNFEKILAKPYGIILCVGPTGSGKTTTLHSALGHINKPDRKIWTAEDPVEITQPGLRQVQVLPKIGFTFSAALRSFLRADPDVIMIGEMRDAETAKIAIEASLTGHLVFSTLHTNSAPETVVRLIEMGMDPISFSDAMLGVLAQRLARRLCKDCKESYHPDQDEFEILVQSYMPEWYEEHKMPEYTDDLELMRAVGCDKCGKSGYKGRVAVHELLVGTPELKQAIKRQAPAEELMMLAIKEGMRTLKMDAIAKVFDGITDLEHVLRVCL